One genomic region from Candidatus Zixiibacteriota bacterium encodes:
- a CDS encoding translocation/assembly module TamB domain-containing protein: MPHKQKNSKPIRHRIGTILSELLTAVVVLAVLAIVFTQTGFFRDWLRAKIVSTANESINGELAIEGMDGNVFNHLTLRGVSLVMDNDTVARISSLYLQYNPWKLVNQTVQVDSVAIDSLYLLALQRKDSSWNLAKVVLSDTATGQVDTSAAEFGYDIVVDDLVLNSGAVDIVGSDSLIPRRIEDLDIHVGGKFADGMIEVGLYDLRLHTLDPDFRISHAELRATVDSAAYRFESVTIETPMNRITGDAEYHPDNPVANSATISADSLTLSEFRRFIPSVMKDPLPLVFLFGELTKDSLWVTVSAQRGEQRIDIEADAYPLSVAYDSLTSGPLSYLADAVFDRVASEDWVTDTTVRVTLNGSVAIEGSGMEPEQARVSVEADFERSLIDIYRLSAFWFDIDYAEQAVSGAFKGEGEFGKIEARGEVGELFDSVSYDLDLDIAGLNLARLGFGDTLQTDINLSAQTSGKGYTRETARGYARMVLRSSRVLQYDLDSGYIATEFGEERLKIDTALLGSSIADINLSGVLSATGASDLGYRASVNDISSLREFAGAEVLEGRGTIEGRLHGLPDSLIGTAKINASGLKYNDISVGSLSANTEGSLIDSVLSFSGWLRGEQIERGGLRLDSVNADADYSRNIATVTLSAFGANEFAGSLNCRIFLDSVTRINPTDLSLRYEDLLWKASDLSLLTIDSGRYNIDNFILRSEEPNGAGMQTVGVDGTVDPEGESDLTARVENLSLAQFGSIVDLPVTGTLNSDWRLSGKTNNPTIHGNLVISSGKYSNFDFERLDGNFDYSDQRVNFSMNLKPTQAESLMIAGSAPFVLDTTSQAGVDSTIDVRIITDSLSLDVLKAAGYVVNEAEGYIQCALQASNTLSDPKVSGNVRVRKGALSIPVYGINYTDMEAGIGFAPGRTSIDSVVMTQNGGKFRLSGEMTFDGGLVSGEISSSRFELATKDFYLVRHKHYEVQVTSDARLEGADEPTYSGTITVNRSNLWLPAIMTQFGQSTASRPTTPMLVKATRPDSLRSPLAAQGPAVEEVIPDTVESKYMEDLRGTITVTIPKNTWIRSPDMKLEVSGNIDVVKEGPDFELFGSVNVVRGQYSLYGKKFTIKQGQLSFQGGKDYVANLDIEAGYVFRTAAKEKKTLHLLVTGTSETPQIRFTLDETEISEGDAMAYIVFGRSLDELTQGQRSSVVGENGTSAGAVAGGVAAKLLAGQLAQALGNELNLDVIEVKAEGDLQSASVVIGKYLTPDLFMSYERSFGASTDNDLEPETVTLEYQLTRLIYLQLTEGDPKEAGFDVILKFERE, from the coding sequence ATGCCTCATAAACAGAAAAACAGCAAGCCTATCCGGCATCGCATCGGGACCATACTGTCAGAGCTGCTTACGGCGGTGGTCGTGTTGGCTGTTCTCGCCATTGTCTTCACTCAGACCGGGTTCTTCCGTGACTGGTTGCGCGCAAAAATAGTATCAACCGCGAATGAATCAATTAACGGAGAGCTCGCCATAGAGGGTATGGATGGAAATGTCTTCAACCATCTTACACTTCGAGGGGTGAGCCTCGTGATGGATAACGACACTGTAGCGCGTATATCCAGCCTCTACTTACAGTATAACCCCTGGAAGCTGGTCAATCAAACGGTGCAGGTCGACTCGGTTGCGATTGACTCTCTGTACCTGCTTGCTCTGCAGAGAAAGGATTCCTCATGGAACCTGGCGAAGGTTGTGCTATCGGATACTGCAACGGGACAGGTCGACACCTCGGCAGCAGAATTCGGTTATGACATTGTTGTCGACGACCTGGTATTGAACAGCGGCGCGGTAGATATTGTCGGTTCGGACTCACTGATACCCCGGAGAATTGAAGATTTGGATATACACGTTGGCGGCAAGTTCGCCGATGGCATGATAGAGGTTGGTCTTTATGATTTGAGACTTCACACACTCGACCCTGATTTTCGCATAAGCCACGCCGAATTGCGAGCAACGGTCGACAGTGCCGCTTATAGATTCGAAAGCGTTACCATTGAGACTCCGATGAACCGCATCACGGGAGACGCTGAATATCATCCGGACAATCCCGTAGCGAATTCGGCGACGATATCTGCTGACTCTCTAACGTTGTCGGAATTCAGGCGATTCATACCATCGGTGATGAAAGATCCCCTGCCCTTGGTCTTTCTTTTCGGCGAATTGACCAAAGACTCCCTATGGGTTACCGTGTCGGCGCAACGCGGCGAGCAGCGAATCGACATAGAAGCCGATGCTTACCCGCTCTCGGTGGCGTACGATTCATTGACCAGCGGACCACTTAGTTATTTGGCGGATGCGGTTTTCGACCGCGTAGCCTCGGAAGACTGGGTTACGGATACGACTGTAAGGGTTACTCTAAATGGCTCTGTTGCTATTGAAGGCTCAGGTATGGAGCCGGAGCAGGCGAGAGTGTCGGTCGAGGCGGATTTCGAGAGATCGCTGATTGATATTTATCGACTATCGGCTTTCTGGTTTGACATCGACTATGCCGAACAAGCAGTTTCCGGGGCTTTCAAGGGTGAGGGAGAGTTCGGGAAGATTGAGGCAAGGGGCGAGGTTGGCGAATTATTTGACTCGGTCTCATATGATCTCGACCTTGATATCGCGGGGCTAAACCTCGCCCGACTTGGATTTGGCGACACCCTTCAGACCGACATCAACCTGTCGGCGCAAACCAGCGGGAAGGGATATACGCGGGAAACGGCGCGGGGCTATGCCCGTATGGTACTGAGGTCATCGCGGGTGCTTCAATATGATCTAGACAGCGGATATATAGCCACGGAGTTTGGTGAAGAACGACTGAAAATTGACACCGCACTGCTGGGATCATCGATTGCAGACATAAATCTTTCAGGCGTGCTCAGCGCCACCGGGGCAAGCGACTTGGGATACAGAGCAAGTGTAAATGACATCTCCAGCCTAAGGGAATTCGCCGGTGCGGAAGTTCTTGAAGGTCGAGGGACTATTGAGGGACGATTGCACGGCCTGCCCGATAGCCTCATCGGCACGGCAAAGATAAACGCATCGGGATTGAAGTATAACGATATTTCTGTGGGTTCGCTGTCAGCGAATACGGAGGGCAGTCTTATTGACTCGGTGCTATCGTTTTCGGGGTGGCTTCGGGGCGAACAGATTGAACGCGGTGGCCTGAGATTGGATAGTGTAAACGCCGATGCCGACTACTCTCGTAATATCGCGACTGTCACACTCAGCGCGTTCGGAGCTAATGAGTTCGCGGGCAGTCTTAACTGCAGAATCTTTCTTGACAGCGTTACCCGAATAAATCCCACTGATCTGTCGTTGCGTTATGAAGATCTGCTCTGGAAGGCAAGTGACTTAAGCCTTCTCACGATCGATAGCGGTCGTTACAATATTGATAATTTCATCTTGCGATCTGAAGAGCCCAATGGCGCGGGGATGCAGACGGTCGGTGTGGATGGGACAGTTGATCCGGAGGGTGAGTCTGATCTTACGGCGAGAGTGGAAAATCTATCGCTGGCGCAATTTGGGTCCATTGTCGACTTGCCGGTGACCGGCACACTCAACAGCGATTGGAGATTGTCCGGTAAGACGAATAATCCGACGATACACGGTAATCTTGTGATCTCATCGGGAAAGTACTCCAATTTTGACTTCGAACGACTTGACGGTAACTTCGATTATTCCGATCAGCGGGTAAACTTTTCAATGAATCTAAAACCGACTCAGGCGGAGAGTCTGATGATTGCCGGTTCGGCGCCGTTTGTACTCGACACAACATCTCAAGCCGGGGTGGACAGTACCATAGATGTTCGTATAATAACTGATAGTCTTTCGCTCGATGTTCTCAAGGCGGCGGGGTATGTTGTGAACGAAGCGGAGGGATATATCCAATGTGCTCTACAGGCATCAAATACCCTGTCGGACCCGAAAGTATCCGGTAATGTCAGAGTGCGTAAAGGTGCGCTCAGCATTCCTGTGTACGGTATCAACTATACGGACATGGAGGCGGGAATAGGCTTTGCTCCGGGCAGGACGTCGATCGATAGCGTGGTGATGACGCAGAATGGCGGTAAGTTTCGTCTGTCCGGGGAGATGACATTCGACGGAGGGTTAGTGAGCGGCGAGATATCATCATCGCGGTTTGAGCTCGCCACGAAAGATTTTTATCTCGTGCGGCACAAGCATTATGAAGTTCAGGTTACCTCTGATGCCCGGCTCGAGGGCGCCGACGAGCCAACCTATAGTGGGACGATAACAGTGAACCGCTCGAATCTCTGGCTTCCGGCGATCATGACGCAGTTTGGACAGTCGACCGCGAGCAGACCGACCACACCGATGCTTGTCAAGGCTACGCGGCCGGATAGTCTGCGCAGTCCTCTGGCCGCGCAGGGGCCGGCTGTTGAAGAAGTGATACCGGATACCGTTGAATCGAAATATATGGAAGACCTTCGTGGAACGATCACAGTAACTATCCCCAAAAATACGTGGATTAGAAGTCCCGATATGAAACTGGAGGTGTCGGGAAATATCGATGTCGTGAAGGAGGGCCCGGATTTTGAGCTGTTCGGCAGTGTAAATGTTGTCCGAGGGCAGTACAGCCTGTATGGCAAGAAATTTACTATTAAGCAGGGGCAACTGTCCTTTCAGGGGGGAAAAGACTATGTTGCCAATCTGGACATTGAGGCAGGCTATGTCTTCCGGACAGCAGCGAAGGAAAAGAAGACACTGCACTTGCTTGTGACGGGAACATCGGAAACGCCGCAGATAAGATTTACACTGGATGAAACGGAGATTTCCGAGGGTGATGCCATGGCGTATATAGTCTTCGGCAGGAGTCTTGATGAGCTGACGCAGGGTCAGCGATCGTCGGTCGTCGGCGAAAACGGTACCAGCGCCGGTGCCGTAGCGGGCGGCGTCGCGGCCAAACTGCTGGCCGGACAACTCGCGCAGGCGCTTGGCAACGAATTGAATCTCGATGTTATCGAGGTAAAGGCGGAAGGGGATCTCCAGAGCGCATCGGTCGTGATAGGCAAGTATCTCACGCCGGATTTGTTCATGAGTTATGAGCGCAGCTTTGGAGCCTCGACCGACAACGATTTGGAGCCTGAGACAGTGACGCTGGAGTATCAGTTGACGCGTCTGATATATCTTCAGTTGACCGAGGGCGACCCCAAGGAGGCCGGTTTCGACGTGATACTCAAGTTTGAGCGGGAATGA
- a CDS encoding BamA/TamA family outer membrane protein, with protein MNTIFRFSFVLILTSLLAELAFSQNNFEVRSLEFVGNQVISDDDLRLQMATYATGGFAKTILGKESFLYSEDILANDLEAIVRYYQKEGFLYAKAVLADLDTDAKDRTVRITIRVDEGDSISVGKVSLVKPDSLAALGSQIAALVDKVSLELKARTGKRFRDADVDADRMALGRALDDAGFPFSQIIPNLEVNEPQRTVDITWTVVPGPHSRFGEITVIGNDNVSEALIRKYLAFSSGDEYSRKDLEESQRRIYNLSLFHVATVTARLTSTQDSIVPVEVRVKEAPRFTTRIGFGYGREEKIRVYSDSYVLGVFGGARRINLYAKHSDIEPYHVSLKHIQPAFLTINTRLEINPFILRQEEPGFTENRYGGNVSALHEFSRSLRSSVTYTFERVKLDTTSLADIGDSNEISDLYNKSSVMFGLTWDNSTPVLSPTQGLYIAGAFKISGLGLGSDYHFTRSLFELRRYQPVLGMVLAARVRIGGIRSSDTHGFVPVEDRFFSGGSASVRGWARAELGPVENDIPVGGESLLEGSLELRHPIWGILSGAMFVDGGNVWLQSYRFPVDDLRYSAGLGLRVKTPIGAIRVDVARPVFDDEATGQVHISVGEAF; from the coding sequence TTGAATACAATATTTCGGTTTTCCTTCGTCCTTATCCTGACCTCACTTTTGGCGGAGCTTGCTTTCAGCCAGAACAATTTTGAGGTTCGAAGTCTGGAATTCGTGGGCAACCAGGTTATCTCAGACGACGATCTTCGCCTGCAGATGGCAACGTATGCTACAGGGGGATTCGCCAAAACAATACTCGGCAAGGAGTCATTTCTTTACAGTGAAGACATTCTGGCAAACGATCTGGAGGCAATTGTCCGGTATTATCAGAAGGAGGGATTTCTTTATGCGAAGGCTGTGTTGGCTGACCTTGATACTGATGCGAAGGATCGGACGGTCAGGATTACGATACGAGTTGACGAGGGGGATTCCATTTCGGTCGGCAAGGTATCGTTGGTCAAACCGGATTCTCTGGCTGCTCTTGGCTCTCAGATAGCTGCCCTCGTCGATAAAGTTTCTCTGGAACTCAAAGCCCGCACCGGGAAACGGTTCCGAGATGCAGATGTGGATGCCGACCGGATGGCTCTGGGAAGAGCGCTCGATGACGCCGGTTTTCCGTTCTCTCAGATCATCCCCAACCTCGAAGTCAATGAACCGCAGAGGACGGTAGATATCACATGGACGGTCGTACCGGGTCCGCATAGCCGCTTTGGCGAAATCACGGTAATCGGCAATGATAACGTCTCGGAAGCGCTCATTCGGAAGTATCTGGCTTTTTCCAGCGGGGATGAGTACAGCCGTAAAGATTTAGAGGAGTCGCAGCGCCGCATTTACAACCTATCGCTTTTTCATGTAGCAACAGTCACGGCGCGGCTGACATCGACACAGGATTCTATCGTACCGGTAGAAGTGCGAGTCAAGGAGGCGCCCCGATTCACAACGAGAATTGGTTTTGGTTACGGGCGTGAAGAGAAGATTCGAGTGTATTCCGATTCGTATGTTCTCGGCGTTTTTGGCGGTGCTCGGCGCATCAACCTGTATGCCAAGCACTCGGACATAGAACCGTACCACGTCAGTCTCAAGCACATCCAGCCGGCTTTCCTGACCATTAATACCCGCCTTGAGATCAATCCGTTCATACTGCGACAGGAGGAACCGGGATTCACCGAGAACAGGTACGGGGGCAACGTTTCGGCTCTTCACGAGTTCAGTCGGTCTCTGCGGAGTTCGGTGACATATACTTTCGAGCGCGTGAAGCTGGATACCACCTCACTGGCCGATATCGGCGATTCGAACGAGATATCCGATTTATATAATAAGTCGAGCGTAATGTTCGGGCTTACCTGGGATAATTCGACGCCGGTGCTGTCACCCACCCAGGGACTTTATATAGCTGGAGCGTTCAAAATCAGCGGGCTGGGACTGGGAAGCGATTATCATTTTACGCGAAGTCTCTTTGAGTTGCGCCGGTATCAGCCGGTTCTGGGGATGGTGCTCGCCGCGCGCGTCAGGATCGGCGGAATCCGTTCCTCTGATACCCATGGATTCGTACCTGTCGAGGATAGATTCTTTTCGGGTGGGAGCGCCTCGGTCAGAGGCTGGGCTCGAGCGGAGTTGGGACCTGTGGAAAATGACATACCTGTGGGCGGCGAAAGTTTGCTCGAGGGAAGTCTCGAACTGCGTCATCCTATCTGGGGCATTCTGTCGGGCGCTATGTTTGTTGACGGTGGTAACGTATGGCTTCAATCGTACCGCTTTCCTGTTGACGATTTGAGGTACTCAGCGGGGCTCGGTCTGCGAGTAAAGACTCCCATCGGAGCGATACGGGTAGATGTAGCCAGACCGGTGTTCGATGACGAAGCGACCGGCCAGGTTCATATCAGTGTCGGAGAGGCATTTTAA
- a CDS encoding DUF885 domain-containing protein encodes MYRTHSRFVEECRKLASGVPGLLDRERLHKIFELEWSYRMAENPMSATYEGYPGYNHVWPNLSIDNIERHKTDWRHWRSALATVDPGQLTPEDKLSYDLFEYYLNDGFEGARFPAELLAISQMDGVHHWVPDILNIMPLSTDSQRDDILNRLDKVPALIDQVITLLGEGIKRQITHPGPVIADTSQQIKNLLTENPADSPILAVLKKLPTATEPAVREKLTRQAESLYIGKVKPSFERLLNYVAHTYLPACRKSIGLSELPDGRAWYEHLVRSFTTTQFSPDDIFAIGEDEVARIRSEMDKVIASSGFKGNFEQFTEFLRTDPQFYFDKKEDLVKEYRDISKRADPELASLFGRLPALPYGVAVIPSYAEKSQTTAFYQPGSPDAGRPGYYYVNTYDLGSRPKWEMEALTLHEAVPGHHLQIALSQELTDLPQFRARGWITAYGEGWALYAESLGEQMGFYTNPYSKFGQLTYEMWRAIRLVVDTGMHWKGWTRQQAIDYMMANSGKTGHDVQVEIDRYIVWPGQSLAYKIGELKIKELRRHAEEALGDKMSLRDFHDQLLCHGSMPLSVLEKRLKAWVAEK; translated from the coding sequence ATGTACCGTACACACTCTCGCTTTGTGGAAGAATGCCGGAAACTCGCCTCTGGAGTGCCGGGCCTATTGGACCGGGAGCGCCTCCACAAGATCTTCGAACTTGAATGGTCCTATAGAATGGCTGAAAACCCGATGTCGGCCACGTACGAGGGTTACCCCGGATATAATCACGTCTGGCCCAATCTATCCATCGACAACATCGAGCGCCATAAAACCGACTGGCGTCACTGGCGCTCAGCTCTGGCCACGGTTGATCCAGGCCAACTGACTCCCGAGGACAAACTTAGTTACGATTTGTTCGAGTATTACCTCAATGACGGTTTCGAAGGCGCGCGTTTCCCTGCTGAGCTGCTTGCGATTTCGCAGATGGACGGCGTCCATCATTGGGTACCCGACATTTTGAATATTATGCCGCTCTCGACCGACTCACAGCGCGATGATATACTCAACCGTCTGGATAAAGTCCCTGCTCTTATCGATCAGGTGATAACATTGCTTGGAGAGGGCATCAAAAGGCAAATTACTCATCCTGGACCGGTGATCGCTGACACGTCTCAGCAAATCAAAAATCTGCTGACGGAAAATCCTGCTGACTCGCCCATCCTTGCGGTACTGAAGAAGCTGCCGACTGCCACCGAGCCTGCGGTCAGAGAGAAACTCACCCGACAGGCTGAATCACTTTACATCGGTAAAGTGAAGCCTTCATTCGAGAGGCTCCTGAATTATGTGGCCCATACGTATCTTCCGGCTTGTCGTAAATCGATCGGGCTCAGCGAACTGCCCGATGGCCGCGCCTGGTATGAACATCTCGTCCGAAGTTTCACCACCACCCAATTTAGCCCGGATGATATCTTTGCCATAGGCGAAGATGAGGTTGCTCGAATACGCTCGGAAATGGATAAAGTAATCGCGTCAAGCGGCTTTAAGGGCAATTTCGAACAGTTTACGGAGTTCCTGCGCACTGACCCGCAATTTTATTTCGACAAGAAAGAAGATCTTGTCAAAGAATACCGCGATATATCAAAGCGCGCCGACCCAGAACTTGCCTCTCTCTTCGGCCGGCTGCCGGCTCTTCCCTATGGCGTGGCCGTGATTCCCTCTTACGCTGAAAAATCTCAGACAACCGCGTTCTACCAGCCTGGTTCGCCTGATGCAGGGCGTCCGGGATACTATTACGTCAATACCTACGATCTCGGCTCGCGCCCCAAATGGGAAATGGAAGCTCTCACGCTGCACGAAGCCGTCCCGGGACACCATCTCCAGATAGCCCTTTCACAGGAATTGACGGATCTGCCTCAATTTCGCGCCAGAGGATGGATCACCGCTTATGGCGAAGGTTGGGCGCTCTACGCCGAAAGCCTCGGTGAGCAGATGGGCTTTTACACCAATCCCTACTCCAAATTCGGCCAGCTCACCTATGAAATGTGGCGGGCGATTCGGCTGGTCGTGGATACCGGCATGCACTGGAAAGGCTGGACCAGACAACAGGCTATTGATTATATGATGGCTAATTCGGGGAAGACCGGACACGATGTCCAGGTCGAAATCGATCGATACATCGTCTGGCCCGGTCAGTCCCTGGCCTACAAAATAGGCGAACTGAAAATCAAGGAGCTTCGGCGGCATGCCGAAGAGGCACTCGGCGACAAAATGTCCCTGCGGGATTTTCATGACCAACTGCTGTGTCACGGTTCGATGCCGCTGAGCGTTCTCGAAAAGAGACTCAAAGCCTGGGTGGCTGAGAAGTGA
- a CDS encoding CBS domain-containing protein, producing MLVKNLLESKPKEVITVGPHTSIDDAMDLLIRKNIGCLPVLGDQKQLVGIVSDKDIFKRIHQTKGEYHSLKVADIMTTNLIVGLPDDDVTYIAGIMKKNWIRHVPIVEENQVIGLVSQRDILKIMARTTDIENRYLKMYMDGLHSRDRSSDY from the coding sequence ATGCTCGTCAAAAACCTGCTCGAGAGCAAGCCCAAAGAGGTGATCACGGTTGGTCCCCATACTTCGATCGATGACGCTATGGATCTGCTCATTAGAAAAAACATCGGTTGCCTGCCGGTTCTCGGCGACCAGAAACAGCTTGTTGGTATTGTCAGCGATAAAGACATATTCAAAAGAATCCATCAGACAAAAGGAGAATACCACAGCCTGAAAGTCGCTGACATAATGACCACCAATCTCATCGTAGGTCTTCCCGATGATGATGTCACCTATATCGCCGGAATCATGAAGAAGAATTGGATTCGGCACGTACCTATTGTCGAAGAAAACCAGGTGATAGGACTCGTTTCGCAGCGCGATATTCTGAAAATTATGGCCAGGACTACGGACATTGAAAATCGCTACTTGAAAATGTATATGGATGGCCTTCACTCCCGAGATCGTTCGTCCGACTACTAG
- a CDS encoding GGDEF domain-containing protein produces the protein MNKVDQALIDRMGIDDREIEQRKDLVGLQRDHIPLLINAGKLIEPVIYDIIVAFFSQIAAKNAIAGFGLNVDMFQRLHDRMEQYLLDLFSGKYDREYVYNRVHIGLMHQRSGITPKLYLSAMKGLRDILRRHVAQQIRPHESGLSTWNALDALLSLDSLFVLDTYFYGLIAEIDEAKQEVEHYARTLEEKVSLRTRQLEELSRRDSLTGLYNHRAFTEYLRRYLALAIRNNSPLCLVYMDVDDFKYVNDELGHYEGDEVLKRLGWILMGVSRESDIACRYGGDEFCVILPDSIVAQAKIYCQRVMSEFTKEFRSVTVSFGIVQTGPDKHLDMDSLIKRADKLMYEAKRSSGQHVMAEHV, from the coding sequence ATGAATAAGGTCGACCAGGCCCTGATCGATCGCATGGGGATCGATGACAGGGAGATCGAACAGCGCAAGGATCTCGTAGGTCTTCAGCGAGATCATATCCCCCTTTTGATCAACGCCGGTAAGCTGATTGAGCCGGTAATATACGACATAATTGTAGCTTTTTTTTCTCAGATTGCCGCGAAGAATGCGATAGCCGGGTTCGGTCTGAATGTTGATATGTTTCAGCGCTTACACGACCGGATGGAACAATATCTCCTGGACTTGTTCAGCGGAAAGTACGACCGGGAATATGTATATAATCGGGTGCATATCGGTCTGATGCATCAGCGCTCGGGAATTACCCCCAAGCTGTACCTGTCGGCGATGAAAGGACTTCGCGATATTCTTCGTCGCCATGTGGCTCAGCAAATCAGACCTCATGAATCGGGGCTAAGCACGTGGAACGCTCTCGACGCTCTGTTGTCGCTGGACAGTCTCTTTGTTCTCGATACCTACTTCTACGGTCTCATCGCGGAGATCGACGAAGCAAAGCAAGAGGTGGAGCACTACGCCCGAACGCTCGAGGAGAAAGTATCGTTGAGGACTCGTCAGCTGGAAGAGCTGTCGCGAAGAGACAGTCTGACCGGTCTTTATAATCACCGGGCATTCACGGAATATCTGAGGAGGTATCTGGCGCTGGCAATTCGCAACAACAGTCCTCTTTGTCTGGTATATATGGATGTGGACGATTTCAAATATGTGAATGATGAATTAGGACATTATGAGGGAGATGAGGTACTCAAGCGGCTAGGGTGGATACTGATGGGGGTATCGAGGGAGTCGGATATCGCCTGCCGGTATGGCGGCGACGAGTTCTGCGTGATTCTTCCAGATTCCATTGTTGCTCAGGCGAAGATCTACTGTCAACGCGTCATGAGTGAGTTTACGAAGGAATTCAGGAGCGTCACTGTTAGTTTTGGCATTGTTCAGACCGGCCCTGACAAGCATTTGGATATGGATAGTCTAATCAAGCGGGCCGACAAGCTGATGTACGAGGCGAAGCGGTCATCCGGTCAACACGTTATGGCAGAGCATGTTTGA
- a CDS encoding nuclear transport factor 2 family protein encodes MKTLALAAIGFLVLVGCAAQNDIVKETQSLMQTDRDFSAVSESLGMYAAFEQYMADSATVLTDGSHPLTGHDEIMKMHSPTDSARLTWEPIFARIAESADLGYTIGHYDYSTMDSAGNDINMEGYYVTIWERQPDGSWKYVFDTGTQGVPPQQ; translated from the coding sequence ATGAAAACATTAGCCTTAGCGGCAATCGGCTTTTTGGTTCTGGTAGGATGTGCCGCCCAAAATGACATTGTAAAAGAAACTCAATCCCTAATGCAGACTGATCGCGATTTCTCCGCCGTTTCCGAGAGCTTGGGGATGTACGCCGCCTTCGAACAGTACATGGCCGACAGCGCCACCGTACTGACCGATGGTTCACACCCCCTTACCGGACATGACGAAATCATGAAAATGCATTCCCCGACCGACAGCGCCCGACTTACCTGGGAACCGATTTTTGCCAGGATCGCGGAGTCCGCAGACCTCGGCTATACTATCGGGCATTATGATTACTCAACCATGGACTCGGCCGGCAATGATATCAATATGGAGGGATATTACGTGACCATCTGGGAACGCCAACCCGATGGTAGCTGGAAATACGTTTTCGATACGGGTACGCAGGGAGTACCACCGCAACAATAA
- a CDS encoding aminotransferase class I/II-fold pyridoxal phosphate-dependent enzyme, with product MSERSALNLSKRVSLNLDVRGLKQSATLAINDRSRELQSEGRTVYRLGLGQSPFPVPTVVVDALKANAHEKHYLPAKGHPELRRAVAEFHRRKDGVHADRENVLIGPGSKELMFLLQLVYYGELLLPTPCWVSYVPQAQILGRKVSLIHTTFKEKWHITAERLRQHCGSQGDRYRPRILILNYPGNPDGCTYTSTELKDLAGVAREFEVILLSDEIYGQLHHEGVHVSVARYYPEGTIISSGLSKWCGAGGWRLGTFAFPAELDWLLETMASVASETYTSVSTPIQYAAVRAFSGGVTIERYLWHARRILAALGNQICGRLVEAGARIHAPEGAFYLFLDLGALKDKFASRGIYNGVQMCERLLSDTGVAILPGSAFERPVEEFTARLAYVDFDGARALAASETLPLDKPLPQDFTKKWCHKMLEATDILVDWLRN from the coding sequence ATGTCGGAAAGGTCAGCTCTGAATCTTAGCAAACGGGTAAGTCTCAATCTGGATGTTCGGGGGCTAAAGCAGTCGGCAACACTGGCCATCAATGACCGCAGCCGCGAACTGCAATCGGAGGGGAGGACGGTCTATCGTCTGGGTTTGGGGCAGTCTCCGTTTCCCGTACCCACAGTCGTGGTGGACGCTCTGAAGGCAAACGCCCACGAAAAGCACTATCTACCCGCCAAGGGACACCCCGAATTGCGACGGGCCGTAGCGGAATTTCATCGTCGTAAGGATGGAGTGCATGCCGACAGGGAAAATGTCCTGATCGGTCCGGGTTCCAAGGAACTAATGTTTCTCCTTCAACTGGTTTACTATGGGGAACTTCTGCTCCCGACACCATGCTGGGTTTCATACGTACCGCAGGCGCAGATTTTGGGCCGTAAGGTCAGCCTGATTCACACGACCTTCAAAGAAAAGTGGCACATTACAGCCGAACGACTCCGCCAGCACTGCGGAAGCCAGGGGGACAGGTATCGTCCTCGGATTCTTATACTGAATTACCCCGGTAATCCCGATGGATGCACCTATACTTCGACAGAGCTGAAAGATCTCGCGGGAGTCGCTCGAGAATTCGAGGTCATTCTGTTATCGGATGAGATTTATGGACAGCTGCATCACGAGGGAGTTCATGTTTCTGTGGCCAGGTACTATCCGGAGGGAACCATAATCAGTTCCGGCCTTTCAAAATGGTGCGGAGCGGGCGGCTGGAGGCTGGGGACTTTCGCTTTTCCGGCCGAACTGGACTGGCTGCTGGAGACTATGGCTTCGGTGGCGTCGGAAACTTATACTTCGGTATCAACGCCAATACAATATGCCGCCGTGCGAGCCTTCAGCGGCGGCGTCACAATTGAGCGATATCTATGGCATGCGCGTCGGATTCTCGCGGCTCTGGGTAACCAGATATGCGGCAGACTGGTTGAGGCGGGCGCTCGCATTCACGCTCCGGAGGGGGCCTTTTACCTGTTTCTGGATCTCGGTGCCTTAAAGGACAAATTTGCCTCCCGGGGAATATATAATGGCGTGCAGATGTGTGAGCGCTTGTTGAGCGATACCGGGGTGGCCATTCTCCCTGGCTCCGCATTCGAGCGACCCGTCGAGGAATTTACGGCGCGTCTGGCATATGTTGATTTTGACGGCGCTCGGGCTTTGGCAGCCAGTGAGACCCTGCCACTTGATAAACCGCTGCCGCAGGACTTCACCAAAAAGTGGTGCCACAAAATGCTCGAGGCCACTGATATCTTAGTGGACTGGCTTCGAAATTGA